A single Deferribacterota bacterium DNA region contains:
- a CDS encoding molybdopterin cofactor-binding domain-containing protein — MISRREFLKASALVTIYFTIPIKLNSDDLESFSNRFFSLNKNRHIKAWLELLDNGKFLIKTGKVELGQGIKTALTQIAAEELSIDLDDIDIISGITDKTPDEMYTAGSFSIEHSGTAIKYACATLNNILLKKAEEKLSIPKDMLMIKNNFIYVKNTKEKKIPIKDLITKAPEIYQSKISRNLKTKEPHTYKLIGKPVKRLESEKIVTGDKYFIHDICPKDFTHAKIVRPSFYFKDIDEEKYKEITNKLNKNIKVIRDGLFLAVLSNSEEEAKEATEKLRVVFIRKENNYNNRNIYEFLKKTEPVKE; from the coding sequence ATGATAAGTAGAAGGGAATTTTTAAAAGCTTCAGCGCTAGTTACAATTTATTTTACAATACCTATTAAATTAAATAGTGATGATTTAGAATCATTTTCCAATAGATTTTTTAGCTTAAATAAAAATAGACATATAAAAGCCTGGCTAGAACTATTGGATAACGGAAAATTTCTAATCAAAACTGGAAAGGTAGAATTAGGTCAAGGCATAAAAACAGCTCTAACGCAAATAGCTGCAGAAGAATTGAGTATAGATCTAGATGATATAGATATAATTTCAGGTATTACTGATAAAACACCTGATGAAATGTACACAGCGGGCAGTTTCTCGATAGAACACAGTGGCACTGCAATTAAATATGCTTGTGCAACCCTCAATAATATTCTTCTAAAAAAAGCAGAGGAAAAGCTCTCAATTCCTAAAGATATGCTTATGATAAAAAATAATTTTATCTATGTTAAAAATACAAAGGAGAAAAAAATACCTATTAAGGATTTAATTACCAAAGCCCCTGAAATATATCAATCAAAAATTAGTAGAAACCTAAAGACAAAAGAACCACATACATACAAACTTATAGGGAAACCAGTTAAAAGGCTTGAGAGTGAAAAGATAGTTACAGGCGATAAATATTTTATACATGATATATGCCCAAAAGATTTTACACATGCAAAGATAGTTAGGCCTTCCTTTTACTTTAAAGATATAGATGAGGAAAAATATAAAGAAATTACAAATAAACTAAATAAAAATATAAAAGTGATAAGGGATGGTCTCTTTCTAGCAGTTCTATCAAACAGCGAAGAAGAGGCAAAAGAAGCTACTGAGAAACTTAGAGTGGTATTTATTAGAAAAGAAAATAACTACAACAATAGAAATATCTATGAATTTTTAAAAAAGACAGAACCAGTTAAAGAA
- a CDS encoding 2Fe-2S iron-sulfur cluster-binding protein, protein MIKEYKFTINKKNISVKCNIGSNLLNILKNELKINSIRYGCGKGLCGACSILVGGKVFRSCQLTVDDVINKDITTLEGLTYKGKKHPLITFFEKEQAFQCGYCTNGMIITAASLLNENINPTRKDIINHMNNNICRCGTHGRIIDAIIKASNYMRKKNDK, encoded by the coding sequence ATGATTAAAGAATATAAATTTACAATAAACAAAAAAAACATTAGCGTTAAATGCAACATTGGATCAAATTTATTAAACATACTAAAAAATGAACTAAAAATAAATTCCATAAGATATGGATGTGGCAAAGGTTTGTGTGGTGCTTGCTCAATTCTTGTTGGTGGCAAAGTATTTAGAAGCTGCCAACTTACAGTTGACGATGTAATAAATAAAGACATTACAACTCTAGAGGGTTTAACATACAAAGGTAAAAAACACCCACTAATTACCTTTTTTGAAAAAGAACAAGCCTTCCAATGTGGCTATTGTACAAACGGAATGATTATTACAGCTGCCTCACTATTAAATGAAAATATTAATCCTACAAGAAAAGATATTATTAATCACATGAACAATAACATATGTAGGTGTGGTACACATGGCAGAATAATAGATGCAATAATAAAAGCTTCAAATTATATGAGGAAAAAAAATGATAAGTAG